A genomic window from Bombus pyrosoma isolate SC7728 linkage group LG8, ASM1482585v1, whole genome shotgun sequence includes:
- the LOC122570081 gene encoding proton-associated sugar transporter A isoform X1, with protein MVDKLHEYEGFAGRVHDVRDKFKEKWETWKEWKNGIPMDQGIKGFLNHLRGPPKLERSLNDYAHIYRKKTRGELVRISAAVMGIEFSYAAETAFVSPTLLKIGVDHQHMTLVWALSPLIGFFVTPILGSLSDRCRLKYGRRRPFILLLALGVLIGLILVPNGEDMGYAFGDVPSTWTNYTVPLGHRTTAKHAKEESVKPPSHSWGIFFTILGTVLLDFDADACQSPARAYLLDVTVPDDHAKGLSTFTIMAGLGGFMGYGLGGINWDATTIGVMLGGHLHATFTLITIIFVICVSCTITSFKEIPLELLESDEYRQLQEQKASAEESEDQSKEHEKIITDDCASYGTLDNDQEIATKKDEFALKPLPVQEPEKRVGQVPMIPDIPIQDTNYVEHGFDESIEGNPKATLREYLLSIVYMPHSLRMVCLTNLFCWMAHVCYSLYFTDFVGEAVYGGNPQAPEGSEERELYESGVRFGCWGMSMYSLSCSCYSMIIEKLIERYKARRVYICGLLFYSTGMMMMALTKHPAGVIIFSWTAGVMYSTLFTMPYLLVAHYHASSTFEVTAEGEAVQSGGVRGLGTDVAIISSMVFLAQFLLSCCLGTIVSKSGTTTAVVCVASTLAACGAISATQIMYLDL; from the exons ATGGTGGATAAATTGCACGAATATGAGGGTTTCGCTGGCAGGGTGCACGATGTTAGAGAcaagtttaaagaaaaatgggaGACGTGGAAAGAGTGGAAGAATGGGATACCGATGGACCAGGGGATTAAAGGGTTCTTGAATCATCTACGAGGACCACCCAAATTGGAGAGGAGTTTGAATGATTACGCGCATATTTACAG aAAAAAGACACGAGGAGAATTGGTACGAATATCCGCAGCTGTGATGGGAATCGAATTTTCTTACGCCGCAGAAACAGCGTTTGTTTCACCGACTTTGTTAAAAATCGGCGTAGATCATCAGCATATGACCCTTGTCTGGGCACTCAGCCCTCTCATTGGTTTCTTCGTCACACCGATTTTGGGAAGTCTAAGTGATAGATGCAGACTAAAATATGGAAGAAGAAGACCGTTCATTCTATTGCTGGCTCTTGGAGTTTTGatag GATTAATACTAGTTCCAAATGGGGAAGATATGGGATATGCCTTCGGAGATGTTCCATCTACGTGGACCAACTATACAGTTCCCTTAGGACATCGAACTACGGCGAAACATGCGAAAGAAGAGTCAGTGAAACCTCCATCTCACTCTTGGGGAATTTTCTTCACAATCCTAGGCACAGTTCTGCTCGATTTTGATGCTGATGCCTGCCAAAGTCCAGCCAGAGCTTATTTACTCGACGTCACTGTACCTG ATGACCACGCTAAAGGTTTAAGTACGTTCACCATAATGGCAGGCTTGGGAGGATTCATGGGGTACGGACTAGGTGGAATTAATTGGGATGCTACTACGATAGGAGTTATGTTAGGTGGACATCTTCATGCTACTTTCACtttaattacgattatttttgttatttgtgTATCCTGTACCATTACCAGCTTCAAAGAAATCCCATTGGAATTGTTGGAAAGTGACGAATATCGTCAGTTACAGGAACAAAAg GCATCTGCTGAAGAATCGGAGGATCAGTCAAAGGAACATGAAAAAATCATCACAGATGATTGTGCTTCTTATGGCACCTTGGACAATGATCAAGAGATTGCTACGAAAAAGGAT GAGTTTGCTCTGAAACCTCTTCCAGTTCAAGAACCAGAGAAAAGAGTTGGTCAAGTCCCTATGATACCAGATATACCCATCCAAGACACTAATTACGTTGAACATGGTTTCGATGAAAGTATCGAAGGAAATCCAAAAGCCACATTAAGGGaatatcttctttctatcGTATATATGCCACACAGTCTTCGTATGGTGTGCCtaactaatttattttgttgGATGGCACATGTATGTTATTCCCTGTACTTCACTGATTTTGTTGGGGAAGCTGTTTATGGGGGAAACCCACag GCTCCAGAAGGTAgcgaagaaagagaattaTACGAAAGTGGAGTTCGCTTTGGATGTTGGGGAATGTCTATGTATTCATTATCATGTTCCTGTTATTCAATGATCATCGAGAAGCTCATAGAACGCTACaa AGCCCGAAGGGTATACATTTGCGGCCTGCTATTCTATAGCACTGGTATGATGATGATGGCGTTGACGAAACATCCCGCGGGAGTGATCATATTCTCTTGGACCGCAGGTGTTATGTACTCCACATTATTCACTATGCCGTATCTTCTAGTTGCACATTATCATGCTTCATCAACA TTCGAGGTGACAGCCGAGGGTGAAGCCGTTCAAAGCGGAGGAGTGCGTGGTCTTGGCACGGACGTCGCAATCATCTCCTCTATGGTATTTCTGGCGCAGTTTCTTCTGTCCTGCTGCCTAGGAACGATCGTCAGTAAATCTGGGACCACTACAGCCGTTGTATGCGTGGCTAGTACCCTCGCCGCCTGCGGAGCCATTTCTGCAACACAGATTATGTATCTGGATCTTTGA
- the LOC122570081 gene encoding proton-associated sugar transporter A isoform X2, with protein MDQGIKGFLNHLRGPPKLERSLNDYAHIYRKKTRGELVRISAAVMGIEFSYAAETAFVSPTLLKIGVDHQHMTLVWALSPLIGFFVTPILGSLSDRCRLKYGRRRPFILLLALGVLIGLILVPNGEDMGYAFGDVPSTWTNYTVPLGHRTTAKHAKEESVKPPSHSWGIFFTILGTVLLDFDADACQSPARAYLLDVTVPDDHAKGLSTFTIMAGLGGFMGYGLGGINWDATTIGVMLGGHLHATFTLITIIFVICVSCTITSFKEIPLELLESDEYRQLQEQKASAEESEDQSKEHEKIITDDCASYGTLDNDQEIATKKDEFALKPLPVQEPEKRVGQVPMIPDIPIQDTNYVEHGFDESIEGNPKATLREYLLSIVYMPHSLRMVCLTNLFCWMAHVCYSLYFTDFVGEAVYGGNPQAPEGSEERELYESGVRFGCWGMSMYSLSCSCYSMIIEKLIERYKARRVYICGLLFYSTGMMMMALTKHPAGVIIFSWTAGVMYSTLFTMPYLLVAHYHASSTFEVTAEGEAVQSGGVRGLGTDVAIISSMVFLAQFLLSCCLGTIVSKSGTTTAVVCVASTLAACGAISATQIMYLDL; from the exons ATGGACCAGGGGATTAAAGGGTTCTTGAATCATCTACGAGGACCACCCAAATTGGAGAGGAGTTTGAATGATTACGCGCATATTTACAG aAAAAAGACACGAGGAGAATTGGTACGAATATCCGCAGCTGTGATGGGAATCGAATTTTCTTACGCCGCAGAAACAGCGTTTGTTTCACCGACTTTGTTAAAAATCGGCGTAGATCATCAGCATATGACCCTTGTCTGGGCACTCAGCCCTCTCATTGGTTTCTTCGTCACACCGATTTTGGGAAGTCTAAGTGATAGATGCAGACTAAAATATGGAAGAAGAAGACCGTTCATTCTATTGCTGGCTCTTGGAGTTTTGatag GATTAATACTAGTTCCAAATGGGGAAGATATGGGATATGCCTTCGGAGATGTTCCATCTACGTGGACCAACTATACAGTTCCCTTAGGACATCGAACTACGGCGAAACATGCGAAAGAAGAGTCAGTGAAACCTCCATCTCACTCTTGGGGAATTTTCTTCACAATCCTAGGCACAGTTCTGCTCGATTTTGATGCTGATGCCTGCCAAAGTCCAGCCAGAGCTTATTTACTCGACGTCACTGTACCTG ATGACCACGCTAAAGGTTTAAGTACGTTCACCATAATGGCAGGCTTGGGAGGATTCATGGGGTACGGACTAGGTGGAATTAATTGGGATGCTACTACGATAGGAGTTATGTTAGGTGGACATCTTCATGCTACTTTCACtttaattacgattatttttgttatttgtgTATCCTGTACCATTACCAGCTTCAAAGAAATCCCATTGGAATTGTTGGAAAGTGACGAATATCGTCAGTTACAGGAACAAAAg GCATCTGCTGAAGAATCGGAGGATCAGTCAAAGGAACATGAAAAAATCATCACAGATGATTGTGCTTCTTATGGCACCTTGGACAATGATCAAGAGATTGCTACGAAAAAGGAT GAGTTTGCTCTGAAACCTCTTCCAGTTCAAGAACCAGAGAAAAGAGTTGGTCAAGTCCCTATGATACCAGATATACCCATCCAAGACACTAATTACGTTGAACATGGTTTCGATGAAAGTATCGAAGGAAATCCAAAAGCCACATTAAGGGaatatcttctttctatcGTATATATGCCACACAGTCTTCGTATGGTGTGCCtaactaatttattttgttgGATGGCACATGTATGTTATTCCCTGTACTTCACTGATTTTGTTGGGGAAGCTGTTTATGGGGGAAACCCACag GCTCCAGAAGGTAgcgaagaaagagaattaTACGAAAGTGGAGTTCGCTTTGGATGTTGGGGAATGTCTATGTATTCATTATCATGTTCCTGTTATTCAATGATCATCGAGAAGCTCATAGAACGCTACaa AGCCCGAAGGGTATACATTTGCGGCCTGCTATTCTATAGCACTGGTATGATGATGATGGCGTTGACGAAACATCCCGCGGGAGTGATCATATTCTCTTGGACCGCAGGTGTTATGTACTCCACATTATTCACTATGCCGTATCTTCTAGTTGCACATTATCATGCTTCATCAACA TTCGAGGTGACAGCCGAGGGTGAAGCCGTTCAAAGCGGAGGAGTGCGTGGTCTTGGCACGGACGTCGCAATCATCTCCTCTATGGTATTTCTGGCGCAGTTTCTTCTGTCCTGCTGCCTAGGAACGATCGTCAGTAAATCTGGGACCACTACAGCCGTTGTATGCGTGGCTAGTACCCTCGCCGCCTGCGGAGCCATTTCTGCAACACAGATTATGTATCTGGATCTTTGA
- the LOC122570083 gene encoding synaptic vesicle glycoprotein 2C-like isoform X2, producing MVDIEIENQTGTKQTAESVAQDAVDQTGFGKFNLKVMAVCSLIFMNVAFSITSIGFVLPSAACDFRMTTVDKGRMSAAPMLGMLAGSYMWGCYAAIKGRRMSLLVALFLHGISELLASVVPFYWVFLFLKFLSGAAMNGQSAVVFLYLGEFQPTKYRDKMLSWMEMAWVVGMIILAGVGWIIIPLNVNIETDGGFFFHSWNLFVFICSLPALLTGTWLLFFPETPKYLAETGHNVQMLDVLMRMYSENSGEPPKEYITKLRNCENNNLNDLVHRIMHTKEREDVSEKSFQLMITDIYMKTMMILKPPFLCRTIVMCLIACFVTSSYYTLTLWLPELFHRYADFQEAYPNQTASVCTLKSAKNVTEIDMSDDPFGCNSRVQTSVFVHTFILGASCIPTGLILPLFVNYLGYKFFLVITAFIPAVVTACLFLVETSTQNLVLSCAYESVTSVCLSVVYCLLVDLYPTHLRAMASGLSAFISRIGAISGTLMIGYLIDDYCTLVIVIVAAQLFLSGLLALFTPGRKKSKAVDVEKS from the exons ATGGTCGATATAGAAATTGAGAATCAAACAG GCACCAAGCAAACGGCGGAAAGCGTAGCTCAAGATGCCGTCGACCAAACAG GGTTTGGCAAGTTTAACCTTAAGGTTATGGCCGTCTGCAGTCTGATCTTCATGAACGTGGCTTTTAGCATAACAAGTATCGGTTTTGTGTTACCATCAGCGGCATGCGACTTCAGAATGACCACTGTTGACAAGGGACGCATGAGCGCCGCCCCCATGTTAG gTATGTTAGCAGGTTCGTACATGTGGGGTTGTTACGCAGCTATCAAAGGGCGAAGGATGTCACTACTGGTCGCGCTATTTCTACATGGTATCTCTGAATTACTGGCGTCGGTGGTGCCATTTTATTGGGTCTTCctgtttttgaaatttctaagcGGTGCAGC TATGAATGGACAATCGGCTGTCGTTTTTCTATATTTGGGTGAATTTCAACCGACTAAATATCGGGACAAGATGCTCTCGTGGATGGAAATGGCTTGGGTGGTTGGAATGATCATTTTAGCAG GCGTCGGTTGGATTATTATTCCGTTGAACGTGAACATCGAAACGGACGGCggtttctttttccattcgtGGAATCTTTTCGTGTTCATATGCTCCCTTCCAGCCTTGTTGACCGGAACTTGGTTGTTGTTTTTCCCTGAAACGCCAAAATATCTTGCGGAGACTGGACACAACGTTCAGATGCTGGATGTCTTAATGAGAATGTACTCGGAAAACAGTGGAGAGCCGCCGAAAGAGTACATA ACAAAGCTTCGAAACTGCgagaataacaatttaaacGATTTGGTGCACCGAATAATGCACaccaaagagagagaagatgTGAGCGAGAAATCCTTCCAACTGATGATAACTGACATATACATGAAAACCATGATGATACTGAAGCCACCGTTTCTTTGTAGAACGATTGTAATGTGTCTGATCGCGTGTTTCGTCACGTCCTCTTATTACACGCTGACTTTATGGCTGCCAGAACTTTTTCATAGATACGCGGACTTTCAGGAGGCGTATCCCAATCAGACAGCAAGCGTTTGCACATTGAAGAGCGCGAAAAATGTTACAGAAATA GATATGTCAGACGATCCGTTCGGCTGCAATTCCAGAGTACAAACTAGCGTGTTCGTGCACACATTTATTTTGGGTGCCTCGTGTATTCCGACAGGGTTGATATTGCCATTATTTGTTAACTACTtaggatataaatttttcctcg TGATAACAGCTTTCATTCCTGCTGTCGTGACGGCTTGCCTCTTTCTGGTGGAGACGTCCACCCAAAACTTGGTTCTTTCGTGTGCCTATGAGTCCGTCACTTCCGTTTGCTTGAGCGTCGTATATTGCCTTTTAGTCGATCTGTATCCAACGCACTTGAG AGCAATGGCGTCCGGTTTGTCTGCCTTTATCAGTAGAATAGGTGCCATTAGTGGTACTCTAATGATCGGATACTTGATCGACGACTATTGTACATTGGTGATTGTTATCGTGGCTGCTCAATTATTCC tGAGTGGTTTGCTAGCCCTGTTTACAccaggaagaaagaaatcgaaagcGGTAGACGTTGAGAAATCTTAA
- the LOC122570083 gene encoding synaptic vesicle glycoprotein 2A-like isoform X1 encodes MSGDIARFESEPAASDPLVSDAVSTLQGTKQTAESVAQDAVDQTGFGKFNLKVMAVCSLIFMNVAFSITSIGFVLPSAACDFRMTTVDKGRMSAAPMLGMLAGSYMWGCYAAIKGRRMSLLVALFLHGISELLASVVPFYWVFLFLKFLSGAAMNGQSAVVFLYLGEFQPTKYRDKMLSWMEMAWVVGMIILAGVGWIIIPLNVNIETDGGFFFHSWNLFVFICSLPALLTGTWLLFFPETPKYLAETGHNVQMLDVLMRMYSENSGEPPKEYITKLRNCENNNLNDLVHRIMHTKEREDVSEKSFQLMITDIYMKTMMILKPPFLCRTIVMCLIACFVTSSYYTLTLWLPELFHRYADFQEAYPNQTASVCTLKSAKNVTEIDMSDDPFGCNSRVQTSVFVHTFILGASCIPTGLILPLFVNYLGYKFFLVITAFIPAVVTACLFLVETSTQNLVLSCAYESVTSVCLSVVYCLLVDLYPTHLRAMASGLSAFISRIGAISGTLMIGYLIDDYCTLVIVIVAAQLFLSGLLALFTPGRKKSKAVDVEKS; translated from the exons ATGTCGGGCGATATCGCTCGATTCGAGAGCGAGCCGGCCGCCTCCGACCCGCTAGTGTCGGACGCCGTTTCCACGTTGCAAG GCACCAAGCAAACGGCGGAAAGCGTAGCTCAAGATGCCGTCGACCAAACAG GGTTTGGCAAGTTTAACCTTAAGGTTATGGCCGTCTGCAGTCTGATCTTCATGAACGTGGCTTTTAGCATAACAAGTATCGGTTTTGTGTTACCATCAGCGGCATGCGACTTCAGAATGACCACTGTTGACAAGGGACGCATGAGCGCCGCCCCCATGTTAG gTATGTTAGCAGGTTCGTACATGTGGGGTTGTTACGCAGCTATCAAAGGGCGAAGGATGTCACTACTGGTCGCGCTATTTCTACATGGTATCTCTGAATTACTGGCGTCGGTGGTGCCATTTTATTGGGTCTTCctgtttttgaaatttctaagcGGTGCAGC TATGAATGGACAATCGGCTGTCGTTTTTCTATATTTGGGTGAATTTCAACCGACTAAATATCGGGACAAGATGCTCTCGTGGATGGAAATGGCTTGGGTGGTTGGAATGATCATTTTAGCAG GCGTCGGTTGGATTATTATTCCGTTGAACGTGAACATCGAAACGGACGGCggtttctttttccattcgtGGAATCTTTTCGTGTTCATATGCTCCCTTCCAGCCTTGTTGACCGGAACTTGGTTGTTGTTTTTCCCTGAAACGCCAAAATATCTTGCGGAGACTGGACACAACGTTCAGATGCTGGATGTCTTAATGAGAATGTACTCGGAAAACAGTGGAGAGCCGCCGAAAGAGTACATA ACAAAGCTTCGAAACTGCgagaataacaatttaaacGATTTGGTGCACCGAATAATGCACaccaaagagagagaagatgTGAGCGAGAAATCCTTCCAACTGATGATAACTGACATATACATGAAAACCATGATGATACTGAAGCCACCGTTTCTTTGTAGAACGATTGTAATGTGTCTGATCGCGTGTTTCGTCACGTCCTCTTATTACACGCTGACTTTATGGCTGCCAGAACTTTTTCATAGATACGCGGACTTTCAGGAGGCGTATCCCAATCAGACAGCAAGCGTTTGCACATTGAAGAGCGCGAAAAATGTTACAGAAATA GATATGTCAGACGATCCGTTCGGCTGCAATTCCAGAGTACAAACTAGCGTGTTCGTGCACACATTTATTTTGGGTGCCTCGTGTATTCCGACAGGGTTGATATTGCCATTATTTGTTAACTACTtaggatataaatttttcctcg TGATAACAGCTTTCATTCCTGCTGTCGTGACGGCTTGCCTCTTTCTGGTGGAGACGTCCACCCAAAACTTGGTTCTTTCGTGTGCCTATGAGTCCGTCACTTCCGTTTGCTTGAGCGTCGTATATTGCCTTTTAGTCGATCTGTATCCAACGCACTTGAG AGCAATGGCGTCCGGTTTGTCTGCCTTTATCAGTAGAATAGGTGCCATTAGTGGTACTCTAATGATCGGATACTTGATCGACGACTATTGTACATTGGTGATTGTTATCGTGGCTGCTCAATTATTCC tGAGTGGTTTGCTAGCCCTGTTTACAccaggaagaaagaaatcgaaagcGGTAGACGTTGAGAAATCTTAA
- the LOC122570083 gene encoding synaptic vesicle glycoprotein 2A-like isoform X3, whose translation MAVCSLIFMNVAFSITSIGFVLPSAACDFRMTTVDKGRMSAAPMLGMLAGSYMWGCYAAIKGRRMSLLVALFLHGISELLASVVPFYWVFLFLKFLSGAAMNGQSAVVFLYLGEFQPTKYRDKMLSWMEMAWVVGMIILAGVGWIIIPLNVNIETDGGFFFHSWNLFVFICSLPALLTGTWLLFFPETPKYLAETGHNVQMLDVLMRMYSENSGEPPKEYITKLRNCENNNLNDLVHRIMHTKEREDVSEKSFQLMITDIYMKTMMILKPPFLCRTIVMCLIACFVTSSYYTLTLWLPELFHRYADFQEAYPNQTASVCTLKSAKNVTEIDMSDDPFGCNSRVQTSVFVHTFILGASCIPTGLILPLFVNYLGYKFFLVITAFIPAVVTACLFLVETSTQNLVLSCAYESVTSVCLSVVYCLLVDLYPTHLRAMASGLSAFISRIGAISGTLMIGYLIDDYCTLVIVIVAAQLFLSGLLALFTPGRKKSKAVDVEKS comes from the exons ATGGCCGTCTGCAGTCTGATCTTCATGAACGTGGCTTTTAGCATAACAAGTATCGGTTTTGTGTTACCATCAGCGGCATGCGACTTCAGAATGACCACTGTTGACAAGGGACGCATGAGCGCCGCCCCCATGTTAG gTATGTTAGCAGGTTCGTACATGTGGGGTTGTTACGCAGCTATCAAAGGGCGAAGGATGTCACTACTGGTCGCGCTATTTCTACATGGTATCTCTGAATTACTGGCGTCGGTGGTGCCATTTTATTGGGTCTTCctgtttttgaaatttctaagcGGTGCAGC TATGAATGGACAATCGGCTGTCGTTTTTCTATATTTGGGTGAATTTCAACCGACTAAATATCGGGACAAGATGCTCTCGTGGATGGAAATGGCTTGGGTGGTTGGAATGATCATTTTAGCAG GCGTCGGTTGGATTATTATTCCGTTGAACGTGAACATCGAAACGGACGGCggtttctttttccattcgtGGAATCTTTTCGTGTTCATATGCTCCCTTCCAGCCTTGTTGACCGGAACTTGGTTGTTGTTTTTCCCTGAAACGCCAAAATATCTTGCGGAGACTGGACACAACGTTCAGATGCTGGATGTCTTAATGAGAATGTACTCGGAAAACAGTGGAGAGCCGCCGAAAGAGTACATA ACAAAGCTTCGAAACTGCgagaataacaatttaaacGATTTGGTGCACCGAATAATGCACaccaaagagagagaagatgTGAGCGAGAAATCCTTCCAACTGATGATAACTGACATATACATGAAAACCATGATGATACTGAAGCCACCGTTTCTTTGTAGAACGATTGTAATGTGTCTGATCGCGTGTTTCGTCACGTCCTCTTATTACACGCTGACTTTATGGCTGCCAGAACTTTTTCATAGATACGCGGACTTTCAGGAGGCGTATCCCAATCAGACAGCAAGCGTTTGCACATTGAAGAGCGCGAAAAATGTTACAGAAATA GATATGTCAGACGATCCGTTCGGCTGCAATTCCAGAGTACAAACTAGCGTGTTCGTGCACACATTTATTTTGGGTGCCTCGTGTATTCCGACAGGGTTGATATTGCCATTATTTGTTAACTACTtaggatataaatttttcctcg TGATAACAGCTTTCATTCCTGCTGTCGTGACGGCTTGCCTCTTTCTGGTGGAGACGTCCACCCAAAACTTGGTTCTTTCGTGTGCCTATGAGTCCGTCACTTCCGTTTGCTTGAGCGTCGTATATTGCCTTTTAGTCGATCTGTATCCAACGCACTTGAG AGCAATGGCGTCCGGTTTGTCTGCCTTTATCAGTAGAATAGGTGCCATTAGTGGTACTCTAATGATCGGATACTTGATCGACGACTATTGTACATTGGTGATTGTTATCGTGGCTGCTCAATTATTCC tGAGTGGTTTGCTAGCCCTGTTTACAccaggaagaaagaaatcgaaagcGGTAGACGTTGAGAAATCTTAA